A portion of the Magnolia sinica isolate HGM2019 chromosome 17, MsV1, whole genome shotgun sequence genome contains these proteins:
- the LOC131231576 gene encoding receptor-like protein EIX1 isoform X2, which yields MCSLTQLLIYLVAFLCVTVKCDGAGNISCMERERQALLKFKQDLKDPAHRLSSWTGEDCCKWRGVRYNNRTGVVIRLDLRNPYRPEKLNSFAFYRELALFGEINPSLSALKHLNYLDLSMNQFGQKQIPNFIGSFKKLKYFNLSNGGFVEAVPHQLGNLSSLSYLDLSSDISNYLKVDNIEWLSHLSSLQHLDMSGVNFTEVGGNWAQV from the exons ATGTGTAGTCTCACCCAACTTCTCATATACTTGGTTGCGTTTCTATGTGTAACCGTGAAATGCGATGGAGCTGGTAACATAAGTTGTATGGAAAGAGAAAGGCAAGCTCTTCTCAAGTTCAAACAAGATCTCAAAGATCCCGCTCATCGCCTCTCCTCATGGACAGGTGAAGATTGCTGCAAATGGAGAGGTGTCCGTTACAACAACAGAACTGGCGTCGTGATCCGGCTCGATCTTAGAAATCCATATCGACCTGAAAAATTAAATTCATTTGCCTTTTATAGGGAGTTGGCCTTGTTTGGTGAGATTAATCCATCTTTATCCGCTTTGAAGCATTTGAATTATCTAGACCTTAGCATGAACCAGTTTGGACAGAAGCAGATCCCAAATTTTATCGGTTCATTCAAGAAACTGAAATACTTCAACCTCTCTAATGGTGGCTTTGTCGAAGCAGTTCCTCATCAGCTAGGAAACCTCTCGAGCTTGAGCTACCTCGATCTCAGTTCTGACATCTCAAATTATTTAAAGGTTGACAACATTGAGTGGCTTTCTCATCTTTCCTCTTTACAACACCTTGACATGAGTGGAGTTAATTTTACAGAGGTTGGTGGTAATTGGGCACAG GTCTAA
- the LOC131231584 gene encoding cyclin-dependent kinase F-4-like, with amino-acid sequence MLQSFSEADEIYKICNVIGSPSQDSWAEGLQLANAIKYQFPECASVQLSVLIPSASKEAINLVSDFNQFCLNLGLQALQPFDATRATSRPYRGFVFIYLFIRDHF; translated from the exons ATGCTTCAAAGCTTCAG CGAAGCAGATGAAATTTACAAAATATGCAATGTGATAGGCAGTCCTAGTCAGGATTCTTGGGCTGAAGGCCTGCAACTTGCAAATGCAATCAAGTACCAATTCCCAGAG TGTGCAAGTGTCCAGCTTTCTGTGCTCATACCATCTGCCAGTAAAGAGGCAATCAACCTCGTCTCG gattttaatcaattctgcctgaatttaggcctacaagcacttcaaCCTTTTGATGCCACTCGTGCTacgagtagaccatatagaggatttgtttttatttatttatttattcgagaccatttttaa
- the LOC131231576 gene encoding receptor-like protein EIX1 isoform X1 has translation MCSLTQLLIYLVAFLCVTVKCDGAGNISCMERERQALLKFKQDLKDPAHRLSSWTGEDCCKWRGVRYNNRTGVVIRLDLRNPYRPEKLNSFAFYRELALFGEINPSLSALKHLNYLDLSMNQFGQKQIPNFIGSFKKLKYFNLSNGGFVEAVPHQLGNLSSLSYLDLSSDISNYLKVDNIEWLSHLSSLQHLDMSGVNFTEVGGNWAQDQFSRSFKYACHF, from the exons ATGTGTAGTCTCACCCAACTTCTCATATACTTGGTTGCGTTTCTATGTGTAACCGTGAAATGCGATGGAGCTGGTAACATAAGTTGTATGGAAAGAGAAAGGCAAGCTCTTCTCAAGTTCAAACAAGATCTCAAAGATCCCGCTCATCGCCTCTCCTCATGGACAGGTGAAGATTGCTGCAAATGGAGAGGTGTCCGTTACAACAACAGAACTGGCGTCGTGATCCGGCTCGATCTTAGAAATCCATATCGACCTGAAAAATTAAATTCATTTGCCTTTTATAGGGAGTTGGCCTTGTTTGGTGAGATTAATCCATCTTTATCCGCTTTGAAGCATTTGAATTATCTAGACCTTAGCATGAACCAGTTTGGACAGAAGCAGATCCCAAATTTTATCGGTTCATTCAAGAAACTGAAATACTTCAACCTCTCTAATGGTGGCTTTGTCGAAGCAGTTCCTCATCAGCTAGGAAACCTCTCGAGCTTGAGCTACCTCGATCTCAGTTCTGACATCTCAAATTATTTAAAGGTTGACAACATTGAGTGGCTTTCTCATCTTTCCTCTTTACAACACCTTGACATGAGTGGAGTTAATTTTACAGAGGTTGGTGGTAATTGGGCACAG GACCAATTCTCCCGATCATTCAAGTACGCATGCCATTTCTAG